A window from Culex pipiens pallens isolate TS chromosome 3, TS_CPP_V2, whole genome shotgun sequence encodes these proteins:
- the LOC120424088 gene encoding uncharacterized protein LOC120424088 encodes MTGRGANAAWSVAGSLLLLLGLVSLCSGHGRLIEPPSRASAWRYGFSTPPNYNDHELYCGGFNRQWQKNDGKCGECGDAFDVPRPRPHEFGGKWGQGVIVRRYKPGSVITLRVELTASHMGYFEFRMCDSVKAQQDCLDKHLLKIISGTPSIPNPSDLGTRFYPRNGSRIYDMKAELPKDLQCTNCVIQWKYIAGNNWGVCPDGNGAVGCGPQEEFRACADVSVGDTNDNRTPLRPGQRPSPTRVPPSKPESGTASNADESEGEETTEVPPVKYMGPLVSILSLFLVLCGFAALYIYHYHGLRIKALMRWNRDKNQKNASHHLETSSQSSADSVSLPPVPPPRTKRLSQQIRDIEAEESSILTGSTKSPKLTIPDLVDASSKSERAQ; translated from the exons ATGACTGGGCGCGGAGCAAACGCTGCCTGGTCAGTGGCAGGGTCACTGCTGCTCCTGCTGGGTCTGGTCAGCCTGTGCAGTGGCCACGGACGCCTCATAGAGCCACCGAGTCGAGCCTCGGCCTGGAGGTACGGATTCTCGACGCCACCGAACTACAACGACCACGAGCTGTACTGCGGAGGGTTCAACCGGCAGTGGCAGAAGAACGACGGCAAGTGCGGTGAATGTGGGGACGCTTTCGACGTCCCGCGCCCACGACCTCACGAGTTTGGCGGCAAGTGGGGCCAGGGAGTGATCGTGCGGCGGTACAAACCGGGATCGGTCATCACGTTGCGGGTCGAGCTGACCGCTAGCCATATGGG ATACTTTGAGTTCCGGATGTGCGACAGCGTAAAGGCCCAGCAGGACTGTCTGGACAAGCATCTGTTGAAAATCATCAGCGGCACACCCAGCATACCGAACCCGAGCGATCTGGGCACGCGGTTCTATCCCCGCAACGGCAGCCGTATCTACGACATGAAGGCCGAGCTGCCTAAAG ACTTACAATGCACCAACTGCGTGATCCAGTGGAAGTACATTGCCGGCAACAACTGGGGCGTCTGCCCGGACGGGAACGGAGCCGTCGGATGCGGCCCACAGGAGGAGTTCCGCGCCTGTGCGGACGTGTCCGTGGGTGACACCAACGATAACCGCACGCCACTGCGCCCAGGTCAACGGCCATCCCCAACCCGAGTTCCACCGTCCAAACCCGAGTCCGGAACGGCGTCGAACGCGGACGAGTCCGAAGGCGAAGAGACCACCGAGGTTCCACCGGTCAAGTACATGGGACCGCTGGTCTCGATTCTGTCGCTTTTTCTGGTCCTATGTGGATTTGCTGCGCTCTATATTTACCACTATCATGGGCTTCGGATAAAGGCACTGATGCGTTGGAACCGGGACAAAAACCAGAAGAATGCCAGCCACCACCTGGAGACGAGCTCGCAAAGTTCGGCGGATTCTGTCAGCCTGCCACCTGTTCCACCGCCCCGGACCAAGCGTCTCTCGCAGCAGATTCGTGACATCGAGGCAGAAGAGTCGAGCATCCTCACCGGAAGCACCAAATCGCCCAAACTCACCATTCCGGATCTGGTCGACGCGAGCAGCAAATCGGAACGGGCTCAGTGA